The Bdellovibrio sp. NC01 genome includes the window GGGCTTAATAACGGATGGTTGTTCAAACGGGAACTGGCCCTGCGTGACGCTAAATAAATTCCCAGGGTCATAAGGAGTGATAATAACTCAATCATGGCTTTCACCGCTTTTTGTTATACGAAGCAGCCACTGAAATATCAGCGCCGTCGCGATGATAGTGATGAAGGTGCTGACTATAATAGTGATCACCATGCCCACGCCGTATTTTCCAAACAGATCGAAGTACTCGATCATCCCCACCCCAGCAGGAATATAGAACAAAGACAGATGCGTCGTGATGAACTTCGTTAAATCATCGACATGTCCTTTTAGAGGTCTCCATAAAAGTAACGCCACGAAGAAGTACACCATTCCTAAAACGGGGCCAGGAATAAACAGGTGGAAGAGGCGCACGGTCCCTTCTCCTAGGAATTGAAAGCTCAGCAGTATAAATAGGGCCAAAAGCATGCTTAAAACCTATACCCGTGTTGAGGGGCTGAAAAGACGCTGTGTCTCATTTTGAACCCCAAATTTTGGCACTGTCTAACAATGATACAGCTGTAACTGAAGGAAACACACTTGGAGCTGGTATAGAACTTGGACTTCGCACCACGAGTTTGAAAGTTAGGAGCCTATGATGATTTCACGTAAGTTGGTATATGTTGCTTCCCTTTCTTTGGGTTTGAGCTTGTTAGCGTCTACCGCTATGGCCAAGGTAGAAATGAATGCTATGTGTTTCATGAAACAAAGTGAAAGCACTGCGCACGCATTCAATCCCACAAAAGAAGAGATCGCCGACAGTTCGATTCTGAAAAAGAATCCTACGAACGTTACTGATGCAGACGTCGATGCGAAATTCCGTATCGCCTCTTTATCTAAAGTCATCACGACTGATTGGGCTATTGCGAAGTTGGGACCTGAATACCGCTTCAAAACGAAGATTTATGTTACGCCAGGAACGAAGGCAGGTAATTGCAATCTGCATATCGAAGGTGACATGGATCCTTATATGGGTCGCGAGATGCTTACGCGCATCTTCACTCAGCTTAAACCAAAATTGACGGCACAAAGCTGTAAGTACATCGAGACATTCTCGTACGATCAGTACTTCCCTGTTTATTTGGATGCGATGAAACATCAAACGAATCATGATTTGGGTTGGGAAGATCCAGCTCGTTACTTCAATTCAACGAAAACTAAAAACGATCTTGCGGCGTTCTTGAAAGTGAAATCAGGTCTTAAAGGTGATTTCTCTAACATCGGCGTTGTGACGAAAGATCGTTACCAAGAATATTTAAAGGGTGTTCCTTCAAAAGTTTACTCTGTTAAATCTCGTCCGTTGTTCATGATCGCAAAAGATATGAATAAGTATTCTTACAACTACCCACCGAATGTTCTTTTCGAAAAATTGGGTGGCGCTGAAGCTTATAAGAAATTTGCTGCGGATCGCTTGAAATTGGATGGCGAGGACGTTGAGATGTACAACGGTTCTGGTTACCCAGCGATGATCGACGGTAAAAAAATGTACAACCTTGTATCATGCAGTGCCCTTGTGCATATCATGCAAGACTTGGATAAAACGCTTGAGGCTTACAAAGGGACTCGCAAGTTCCAAATGGCAGACGTGATGGCTGTTGGTGGTCCAGGCGAATCTTACTCGACGTTCAAAGGTTTGTACGCCGGTGGTACTTACGACAATACAATGGTTGCTAAAACAGGTTCTGCTGACAAAGCGATTACTTTCGGTGGTATGCTTTCAACTGCAGATGGCGACATGTACTTCGCAGTTTTGACAAGCCCCGAAACATACGGTGGCGCGGATACGACGAAGGCGCGTGTAATCATCCGTGAATTGGTTCAGACTTTGGCTGAAAGACAAAAACTGAAGAAGTTTGAATACAAACAAATTGGCGATATGAATGCGACTGACGATCAATCGACGTTAGTTGAAGAACCAAAACAAACACCAGCAGGAAGTTTGAAATAGGAATTCTTATGAATAAAAAAATCGCAGTCATCGTTTCTTTGTCCCTGGCTTTAGTTGCACAATCTGCTTGTGCTAGCACAAGCAAGAAAGAAGCTGCGACGACTCCCCTAATGACTGCTTCGGCAGAGGGGAATGTTAAGACCTTAGAAGCTCTTTTGAAGTCTAAGGTTGCAGTAGACGCGAAAGACCAAAAAGGTTTCACCGCTTTGATGCTTGCCGCTTCAAACGGTCACCAAGCAGCTACGAAGTTGTTGTTGGCTAACAAAGCAAACATCAACGAGCAAAATGATGATGGCGAAATGCCTTTGTACTTTGCTTTGATTAACGAACATCCTGAAGTGGCGATTGATTTGATTAACTCAGGCGCCAACATTCAAGATGTAAACGGCGAAGGTGAATCGGCATTGTTGATAGCAACAACTGCGAATCAAAATGATGTGATGGCTTTGTTGATTAAAAAAGACAAGTCGCTTGTGAACAAAGCAAGCTCTTCAAGCACGACTCCTTTGATGGAGGCTGCACGCTTCGGAACTGAAAAGACGATCAACATGCTGCTAAAAGCAGGTGCGGATAAGAAAGCGAAAAACCAAAACGGTAAAACAGCTTTGGATATCGCAATCAAAGCTCAGAACGATGCTGCTATCAAAATCTTGAAAAAGTAATTTGCTCTAGATCAAAAAAGAAAAGGGACCCACAAGGTCCCTTTTTTTATTTCTAAATCTGTCGTCTTAAAATTAAGAGAACAATTTTTTGAAGAATCCCGCGATTTTTTGTCCCACAGATTTTGGTGCTGCTGGAGCTTTCTTAGGTACGTAACCACCTTTGCGGTTATCGTGTCTTCTGTTTTGGTTTTGGCCTTGGCCTTGACCACCACGATTGTCATGACGTCTTTGACCGCCTTGACCTTGAGGACGTGGTCCGCTGTGCTTGTGCTCTGGACGAGGACCACGGTTGTCATTGCGTTGACCTTGTGGATTTTGTCCACCACCTTGGCCTTGAGCATTTTTATGCTCGCCACGTTCAGGACGTTCACCACGAGGGCCTCTGTTGTTATCACGAGGTCCACGATTATCACGGCCGCCTTCACGACGAGGTCCGCGATCGCCACCCTTACGAGGGCCACGGTCGCCACCACCTTCACGGCGTGGACCACGATCACCACGATCCAATGATTTTGGATAGTGACCATCGAAGTGAGAAGGGAACGGTTTGAATTCTTGAAGAAGCTGTTCGTTTTCCAAATAGCCCACTTCAATTTTGTGTTTCAAATATTCTTCAATGCGTGCCAAAGACTCGATGTCTTTATCGCCAACCAATGAAAACGCTTGGCCTGTTGTTCCTGCACGGCCTGTACGACCGATACGGTGAACGTAAGATTCGCTGTCCATTGGAAGTTCGTAGTTGATCACAAGGTCCACACCTTTGATGTCCAAACCACGAGCTGCAACGTCTGTTGCTACTAGAATGTTCAAATGATTTTCAGCTTTGAATTGCTCAATCACGCGATTGCGTTGTGCTTGAGTTAACAAGCTTGAGATCGCCATTGCCGGCACACCATTATCAACCAAGAACTTCGTGATCTTCTCAACATTCAATTTGAAGTTTGTGAAGATGATCGCTTGTTTTGGATTGTGCAACTTCAACAGTGACAACAAGTGCTGAGGTTTTTCCTCGCTGCCCACGTGGAAGATTTGGTCTTTCACGTTTTCTGCTTTGGCTTGGTCACGGCTGATGTTGATTTCAACTGGCTCTGAACCAAATTGGTAAACTGTGTTCAACACGTCGAAGTTCAATGTTGCAGAGAAAACCAAAAGCTGACGCTCGCGTGGGATTCTTTGCAAGATGTACTTCATGTCGTCTTTGAAGCCCATATCGAACATGCGATCGGCTTCGTCGAAAACAACTGCGCGAACTTGTTTCAAATCAACAAGGTGCTCTTTGTACAAATCGATCAAACGACCTGGAGTTGCAACGATGAACTCTACGCCATTTTTCAATGCTTCTTTTTGTTTGTCGTAGCCTGTGCCGCCGTAGATCGCGAAACCTTTAAGACCAGAATCAACGCTCAATTTGATGATGTTATCTTGAACTTGTTCTGCAAGCTCGCGAGTTGGAACCAAAATCAAAATAAAGTTTTGTGGTTTCCAATCTTTGAAAGCGCGTTTTTCGATGATCTCTTTTTGTTCGTCTGTCACGTCACCTGGTGCTGGGCGAGCGCGCAAAATGCGCTCCATCAAAGGAAGAACGAAGGCTGCTGTTTTTCCTGTACCAGTTTGTGCTAGGCCGGCGACGTCTTTGCCATCAAGGATATGAGGGATGGCTTGCTCTTGAATCGGTGTGCAATCAGAGAAACCCAATTTCTCGATTGCTGACGCCAAACTCGGTTCTAAATTTAACTCTGCGAATTTCAACTTTTCTTACTCCGGTATTAAGCCCCAAAACTACTTTTCAGAGGCCGGAAAGTCACCAACAAAGCTCTTAAGCGCCTGTACAAAGGCCTGAACTTGATCTGAATGGACCCAGTGGCCCGCACCTGCGATTTCGACGCCCTTAATCAAAGGGTTGCTAGCTAACATTTCCTGATAAGTCTCATGGCTGAGCTCTTTCGAATGCTCCCCGCGAATCAACAGGGTCGGCATTTTCAGGGCCTTCACCTCTTGCCAACGGTCGATGTTGCGACCCGCTTTCACAGACTCGATGATCGCATTTTTCGAAAAACGCCAATCCAATGTGCCATCTGGCTGTTCTTCCATATTGCTATAAAAGAACTTCGACATGACTTCGACGTTTTCTCGGGTCTTGGCATTTTGCACGAAATCTTCCGCAAAGAAGCGACGGGCTTCATCACGATTCGGGAATGGCGTTGGCGCCAAGTTCAACAAATACTCGTAATACTCAGATGCGTTAGCGGCAGCTTCGGGCCCGATGTCCTCGATCACCAATTTTTCAACATACTGCGGGTACTTGGCAGCAAAAACCAAAACATTTCGGCCCCCCATGGAGTGACCAACCAAGATGAACTTTTTCCAACCAAGCTCATCCACGATTTTCTTAAGATCATCGGCATAATCCTCTGGCGAGTAACCTGTCTCTGGTTTAAACGAGCGGCCATGACCTCTTTGATCGTAAGCAAGGCAGCGTTCAGTTTGCTCTAAGCCTGAAATAATTCGGCGCCAGTTTTGCCCGAAACCCATAAGCCCGTGAATAAAGATCCATTTTCGGCCATTTTCAGGACCATAGAACTGGTGATGGAAGTTTGCTAGATATGACATAATTTCCGCATCTTGCGCCCTCAAATCGGGTATTTCAAGTTTGAATTTTAGGCCGAAAGAGATTAGATTCAGCGACGATGAGTCCAACACAGAAGCCACAGCTACACGAAGACTGGATTGATTCCTTTGCCCTTCGAATCGTAAAAAACCTCCAAGAATCTGGTTTCGAAACCTATTTGGTGGGCGGCTGCGTGCGCGACTTGCTTGTTGGTATTCATCCTAAAGACTTCGACATCGCGACCAGTGCTCTTCCAAATCAAGTTCGCAAAAAAGTTTCGAATGCTTACGTGATCGGCCGCCGCTTTAAACTGGTATTGGTTAAACGTGGCGATCAGCAATTTGAAGTAGCAACTTTCCGTCGTAACGTTACAACTGAAGAACTTGCGACTTTGAACGAAGGCGAAACTGTTGAAGGCGATAACTACTTCGGCACTTGCGAAGAAGATGCGAAACGCCGCGACTTCACAGCTAACGCTGTTTTCTATGATCCTGTAAAACACAAACTTCTGGATTTCTGCGGTGGTATTCAAGATATCAACGACCGTGTTTTACGTATGATCGGCGACCCCAAAGAGCGCTTCATCGAAGATCCGATTCGTATTTTGCGTGCGATTCGTCTTTCCCATAAATTGCATTTCTCGATTGAATCGACAATGCGTGCAGCGATTGCCGAATGCAGTCCTGAATTGAAGAAAGCCGTTTTGCCTCGTCGCCGTGAAGAGTGGTTGAAGTTCTTGCGTTTGAAAGAACCGCACTTGGCCTTCATGGAGCTTTTTGATTTGCATATCTTGGAGCAAATCTTGCCGGGCCTTCACTCTGTATTCGTTGATCCGACAAAAATGGAAATTTTTGAAATGCACTTGGCGCGTATCAATCAAGCCGGCATCGACAAACAAGATCCAACGGAATTGTTTGCAGCCTTCATGTTTGCGTTTATGAAAGCGCAATACGGTGAAGAGCCTTGGACGAATGCTGCGGTTTACGATGATCCAAAACTTGCGTATTTCATGCGTGAAGAGATGGGCATCTTTAAACAAGAAGCAGCCGTATTGATGAAAGCGATGCACTTGATGGCGGGTCTTCGCAAGATTGATCTTTACTCTCGTAAAGGTGAACGCCGTCAAATGGCTTTCGTGATGAACGATTGCTTTGGTTTGGCTTTGAAACTTTCGATCATGGATTACTCTTTGTCTGGTAGCGAGATTCACTACTGGCTTCAACAAATCGAAAAATACTCTGGCGCGCAACCCGCTCCAACTCACTAGTCCCTTTTTAGGAGTTCCCTTTGAAACAAGTCCCTTTTAAGACTTTAGATGCGGCTATCGAACTTGTCTCTACAATCGATAGCGATGAAAACATGATCAAACTGACTGACGGTTTGTTTGAAGGCCAACCGGACCTGGCACAATTCCTAGTCGACTTCGCAGAAGATTTGAATGAAGAAGCGCAAGATCTGATCGTGATCATGGGCTTGATCATCTGGCGCGCTATGATCGCTACCTACGGCGAATTGCGTGTCATGAACGAAGATGAAGTGGCTGCAAATTACGAAGCCTTTGAAGCTTCAATGCCAGACGATGAAAACATCACTGAAGAGTGGTTTGTTTCTTTGATCAAAGATGTTGAAAACTTCTGCCAACCAGAAATTTTCAAATACATCATCGCGGAACTTTTCCAAGAAGCTCCGGAAGACAGCACTTTGACTGACGTTGAAAATACGCAACTGACTTTAGGTTTGCGATTCTTCACGGAAGCTTTGAATAAGCTTGCACAAGAAAAGAATTAATAAATAAAAAAAGCCGCTCTTTCGAAGCGGCTTTTTTATTTCTGTATTTTGTATACGAACTAAGCGGCGTTTCTTTGATTCACTTGCTTCAACAAGTCACCAGCGATTTTATCAAGTGCCAGAACCTTATCTGCTGCACCCAACGCCACTGCCGCTGCTGGCATACCGTACACCACACATGTTTCTTCA containing:
- a CDS encoding DEAD/DEAH box helicase, encoding MKFAELNLEPSLASAIEKLGFSDCTPIQEQAIPHILDGKDVAGLAQTGTGKTAAFVLPLMERILRARPAPGDVTDEQKEIIEKRAFKDWKPQNFILILVPTRELAEQVQDNIIKLSVDSGLKGFAIYGGTGYDKQKEALKNGVEFIVATPGRLIDLYKEHLVDLKQVRAVVFDEADRMFDMGFKDDMKYILQRIPRERQLLVFSATLNFDVLNTVYQFGSEPVEINISRDQAKAENVKDQIFHVGSEEKPQHLLSLLKLHNPKQAIIFTNFKLNVEKITKFLVDNGVPAMAISSLLTQAQRNRVIEQFKAENHLNILVATDVAARGLDIKGVDLVINYELPMDSESYVHRIGRTGRAGTTGQAFSLVGDKDIESLARIEEYLKHKIEVGYLENEQLLQEFKPFPSHFDGHYPKSLDRGDRGPRREGGGDRGPRKGGDRGPRREGGRDNRGPRDNNRGPRGERPERGEHKNAQGQGGGQNPQGQRNDNRGPRPEHKHSGPRPQGQGGQRRHDNRGGQGQGQNQNRRHDNRKGGYVPKKAPAAPKSVGQKIAGFFKKLFS
- a CDS encoding CidA/LrgA family protein, which produces MLLALFILLSFQFLGEGTVRLFHLFIPGPVLGMVYFFVALLLWRPLKGHVDDLTKFITTHLSLFYIPAGVGMIEYFDLFGKYGVGMVITIIVSTFITIIATALIFQWLLRITKSGESHD
- a CDS encoding poly(A) polymerase, which encodes MSPTQKPQLHEDWIDSFALRIVKNLQESGFETYLVGGCVRDLLVGIHPKDFDIATSALPNQVRKKVSNAYVIGRRFKLVLVKRGDQQFEVATFRRNVTTEELATLNEGETVEGDNYFGTCEEDAKRRDFTANAVFYDPVKHKLLDFCGGIQDINDRVLRMIGDPKERFIEDPIRILRAIRLSHKLHFSIESTMRAAIAECSPELKKAVLPRRREEWLKFLRLKEPHLAFMELFDLHILEQILPGLHSVFVDPTKMEIFEMHLARINQAGIDKQDPTELFAAFMFAFMKAQYGEEPWTNAAVYDDPKLAYFMREEMGIFKQEAAVLMKAMHLMAGLRKIDLYSRKGERRQMAFVMNDCFGLALKLSIMDYSLSGSEIHYWLQQIEKYSGAQPAPTH
- a CDS encoding D-alanyl-D-alanine carboxypeptidase, with the protein product MISRKLVYVASLSLGLSLLASTAMAKVEMNAMCFMKQSESTAHAFNPTKEEIADSSILKKNPTNVTDADVDAKFRIASLSKVITTDWAIAKLGPEYRFKTKIYVTPGTKAGNCNLHIEGDMDPYMGREMLTRIFTQLKPKLTAQSCKYIETFSYDQYFPVYLDAMKHQTNHDLGWEDPARYFNSTKTKNDLAAFLKVKSGLKGDFSNIGVVTKDRYQEYLKGVPSKVYSVKSRPLFMIAKDMNKYSYNYPPNVLFEKLGGAEAYKKFAADRLKLDGEDVEMYNGSGYPAMIDGKKMYNLVSCSALVHIMQDLDKTLEAYKGTRKFQMADVMAVGGPGESYSTFKGLYAGGTYDNTMVAKTGSADKAITFGGMLSTADGDMYFAVLTSPETYGGADTTKARVIIRELVQTLAERQKLKKFEYKQIGDMNATDDQSTLVEEPKQTPAGSLK
- a CDS encoding alpha/beta fold hydrolase, translated to MSYLANFHHQFYGPENGRKWIFIHGLMGFGQNWRRIISGLEQTERCLAYDQRGHGRSFKPETGYSPEDYADDLKKIVDELGWKKFILVGHSMGGRNVLVFAAKYPQYVEKLVIEDIGPEAAANASEYYEYLLNLAPTPFPNRDEARRFFAEDFVQNAKTRENVEVMSKFFYSNMEEQPDGTLDWRFSKNAIIESVKAGRNIDRWQEVKALKMPTLLIRGEHSKELSHETYQEMLASNPLIKGVEIAGAGHWVHSDQVQAFVQALKSFVGDFPASEK
- a CDS encoding ankyrin repeat domain-containing protein; its protein translation is MNKKIAVIVSLSLALVAQSACASTSKKEAATTPLMTASAEGNVKTLEALLKSKVAVDAKDQKGFTALMLAASNGHQAATKLLLANKANINEQNDDGEMPLYFALINEHPEVAIDLINSGANIQDVNGEGESALLIATTANQNDVMALLIKKDKSLVNKASSSSTTPLMEAARFGTEKTINMLLKAGADKKAKNQNGKTALDIAIKAQNDAAIKILKK